One window of Prochlorococcus marinus XMU1408 genomic DNA carries:
- a CDS encoding alpha/beta fold hydrolase: protein MDEIQSDIKTESHFKGTPDWGESKNWLYKELRVHFKVIGNPSDPPIVLIHGFGVSSEHWRNNAEVFANKGFRVYGIDLIGFGRSEQNLQGAINSLDNQFWANQVTSFLDEIVDIKKNGKVILIGNSLGALTAITILSQRPELIKTVIAAPLPEPVFINPIKPSFPIWLKKIKNFIIKLFFHLFPLKPLINLISRTKLITFALQSAYCRSITNDNELKRIVTVPARRTNASKALRSMCIGMSNRTYSALGPSIIAKIQNLQNRPPILLIWGKKDKLIPIFLAKKLIKLHPWLKLTVINDAGHCLHDEVPRHFNQIVLKWLENLKFSKQPI, encoded by the coding sequence TTGGATGAAATTCAATCAGATATTAAGACTGAAAGCCATTTCAAAGGAACTCCTGATTGGGGTGAATCTAAGAATTGGTTATACAAAGAGCTTAGAGTTCACTTCAAAGTAATAGGCAATCCATCTGACCCTCCTATTGTTCTAATACATGGTTTTGGAGTTAGCAGCGAACATTGGAGAAATAATGCAGAAGTATTCGCCAATAAAGGTTTTAGGGTTTATGGAATAGATTTAATAGGTTTTGGTAGATCAGAGCAAAATCTTCAAGGAGCAATCAACTCTTTAGATAATCAATTTTGGGCCAATCAAGTAACATCTTTTCTTGATGAAATAGTAGACATTAAAAAAAACGGTAAAGTTATTTTGATTGGAAATTCTTTGGGAGCTTTAACAGCAATAACAATTCTTTCGCAAAGACCAGAATTAATAAAAACAGTAATTGCAGCACCTCTCCCAGAACCGGTTTTTATTAATCCAATTAAACCGTCATTTCCAATATGGCTGAAAAAAATTAAAAATTTTATAATCAAACTTTTTTTTCATTTGTTTCCACTAAAGCCCTTAATAAATTTAATATCAAGGACGAAATTGATTACATTCGCTCTACAAAGCGCCTACTGTCGCTCAATTACTAATGATAATGAATTGAAAAGAATAGTTACTGTTCCTGCAAGAAGAACAAATGCGTCCAAAGCTCTTAGATCGATGTGTATTGGAATGAGTAATAGGACATACTCTGCATTAGGACCATCGATTATTGCTAAGATTCAAAATCTACAAAATCGTCCACCAATTTTATTGATTTGGGGCAAAAAAGATAAATTGATACCTATATTTTTGGCAAAAAAACTAATAAAGCTCCATCCTTGGCTTAAATTAACTGTCATTAATGATGCAGGTCATTGTCTCCACGATGAAGTACCAAGGCATTTCAATCAAATTGTTCTGAAATGGCTGGAGAACTTAAAATTTTCTAAGCAACCAATATGA
- the ilvN gene encoding acetolactate synthase small subunit: MKHTLSVLVEDESGALSRIAGLFARRGFNIDSLAVGPAEAKGISRLTMVVQGDQSTLQQMTKQLNKLINVLEVLDLTTLPAVERELMLLKVSASSESRGKILDLVQVFRAKVVDVSDNALTLEVVGDPGKLVALENLLKPYGILEIARTGKVALKRASGVNTEMLKAKK; the protein is encoded by the coding sequence ATGAAGCACACACTTTCAGTCTTAGTTGAAGATGAATCTGGAGCATTAAGCAGAATTGCAGGACTTTTTGCAAGAAGAGGATTCAATATTGATAGTTTGGCGGTAGGGCCAGCAGAAGCTAAAGGGATTTCCAGATTAACAATGGTTGTTCAGGGTGACCAATCAACACTTCAACAAATGACTAAACAACTGAATAAATTAATAAATGTTTTAGAGGTTCTTGATTTAACAACTTTACCCGCTGTAGAAAGAGAATTAATGCTCTTAAAAGTCTCAGCATCTTCTGAAAGCAGAGGGAAAATATTAGACCTTGTTCAAGTTTTTAGAGCAAAAGTTGTAGACGTTTCGGATAACGCACTGACACTTGAAGTTGTTGGAGATCCTGGAAAATTGGTTGCTCTAGAAAACCTATTAAAACCTTACGGTATTTTAGAAATTGCTAGAACTGGTAAAGTTGCTCTTAAAAGAGCCTCAGGGGTTAATACTGAAATGCTAAAAGCAAAAAAATAA
- a CDS encoding peptidylprolyl isomerase: MKELKEKKIIKKILNNSTLRNKLFQSFNIFLCVNSILIFGCSSLKKNVDINICSSTNKPCLSSTEYVLLITNKGNIKLELYGKLAPITVGNFIDFVEKGAYNKTIFNRVIRKPFPFIIRGGDNSLVTGENKFIDSNTGKIRYIPLEIKLKSNNLPTYGKEIEVSSQKNNIELKHKRYYLSMARSENVNSASSQFYISLKSLPELDGRFAVFGKVISGMSVLDLLQEEDFIVEAKKL; encoded by the coding sequence TTGAAGGAGCTTAAAGAGAAAAAAATAATTAAAAAGATATTAAATAATTCAACTTTAAGGAATAAATTATTTCAATCATTTAATATATTCTTATGTGTTAATTCAATACTTATATTTGGCTGTTCTTCTTTGAAGAAAAATGTAGACATAAATATTTGCTCTTCCACAAATAAGCCTTGTTTATCTTCTACTGAATATGTTTTGCTGATTACAAATAAAGGGAATATCAAACTAGAACTTTATGGGAAATTAGCCCCAATAACTGTTGGCAACTTCATTGATTTTGTTGAGAAAGGTGCATATAATAAAACAATATTTAACAGAGTTATTAGAAAACCCTTCCCTTTTATAATTAGAGGTGGGGATAATAGTTTAGTAACAGGTGAAAATAAGTTTATAGATAGTAATACAGGGAAAATAAGATATATTCCTTTGGAAATAAAATTAAAATCAAATAATTTGCCAACCTATGGAAAAGAAATAGAAGTTTCTAGTCAAAAAAATAACATAGAACTAAAGCACAAAAGATATTATCTATCAATGGCGAGATCTGAAAATGTGAATTCTGCTAGTTCACAGTTTTACATATCACTAAAGTCTTTACCAGAACTTGATGGAAGATTTGCTGTATTTGGAAAAGTTATTAGTGGTATGAGTGTTCTTGATTTATTACAAGAAGAAGATTTTATAGTCGAAGCAAAAAAACTATAA
- a CDS encoding photosystem I assembly protein Ycf4, translating to MSTESNLSQSEKQLSDLVLEQEIKGSRKISNYLVASMLSIGGVGFLLASFSSYFGTDFLPLGNPSTLIFVPQGLVMGLYGVAAFLLAIYFWRLISIDYGSGVNRFDKNKGVLSLSRRGLLKNIEIEIPINEIKAVKLEVREGFNPRRRVSLRIKGRKDLPISRVGSPKPLLELENEGAEIARFLEVNLEGA from the coding sequence ATGTCAACTGAATCAAATTTAAGTCAATCAGAAAAACAGTTATCTGATCTGGTTCTAGAACAGGAAATTAAAGGTTCGCGTAAGATTTCGAACTATTTAGTTGCTTCTATGCTGAGTATTGGGGGGGTTGGATTTTTGTTGGCTTCTTTTTCAAGTTATTTCGGTACAGATTTTTTACCGCTGGGTAATCCATCAACTTTAATTTTTGTCCCTCAAGGCTTGGTTATGGGTCTATATGGTGTAGCAGCATTCTTATTAGCCATTTACTTTTGGAGATTAATAAGTATTGATTATGGTTCTGGCGTAAACCGATTCGACAAAAATAAAGGGGTTTTATCTTTATCAAGAAGAGGATTATTGAAAAATATAGAAATTGAGATTCCTATTAATGAAATTAAAGCTGTGAAATTAGAAGTAAGAGAAGGTTTTAATCCAAGAAGAAGGGTTTCTTTGCGAATTAAGGGTAGGAAGGACTTGCCTATTTCTAGAGTTGGATCTCCTAAACCCTTATTGGAGTTAGAAAATGAGGGTGCTGAAATTGCTAGATTTTTAGAGGTTAACCTTGAAGGAGCTTAA
- the psbD gene encoding photosystem II D2 protein (photosystem q(a) protein) gives MTIAVGSATERGWFDALDDWLKRDRFVFVGWSGLLLFPTAFLAIGGWFTGTTFVSSWYTHGVASSYLEGCNFLTAAVSTPGDAMGHSLLFLWGPEAQGDLTRWFQLGGLWNFVALHGAFSLIGFMLRQFEIARLVGIRPYNALAFSAVIAVFTACFLIYPLGQHSWFFAPSFGVAAIFRFILFIQGFHNITLNPFHMMGVAGILGGALLCAIHGATVQNTLYEDSSVYSDGKNQSTTFRGFDPVQEEETYSFITANRFWSQIFGIAFSNKRFLHFLMLFVPVTGMWAASIGIVGLALNLRAYDFVSQEIRAAEDPEFETFYTKNILLNEGMRAWMSSVDQPHENFVFPEEVLPRGNAL, from the coding sequence ATGACGATCGCTGTTGGAAGCGCAACAGAACGAGGATGGTTTGACGCCCTCGATGACTGGTTAAAGCGCGACCGATTCGTATTTGTTGGTTGGTCTGGTTTACTTCTCTTCCCTACTGCTTTCCTAGCTATAGGTGGATGGTTCACAGGTACAACCTTCGTTTCTTCCTGGTACACCCATGGTGTAGCCAGTTCTTACCTTGAGGGATGTAATTTCCTCACTGCTGCTGTTAGCACTCCTGGCGATGCCATGGGTCACAGTCTTCTTTTCCTTTGGGGACCAGAAGCTCAGGGCGATTTAACACGTTGGTTCCAACTTGGTGGCCTATGGAATTTCGTTGCTCTTCACGGTGCATTCAGTCTTATCGGCTTTATGCTTCGTCAGTTCGAAATTGCAAGACTAGTTGGTATCCGTCCTTATAACGCACTAGCTTTCTCAGCAGTTATTGCAGTATTTACTGCTTGCTTCCTTATTTATCCCTTAGGTCAGCACAGTTGGTTCTTCGCTCCTTCTTTTGGAGTTGCAGCAATATTCCGTTTCATTCTCTTTATTCAAGGATTCCACAACATTACTCTTAATCCATTTCATATGATGGGAGTAGCTGGGATTCTAGGGGGAGCTCTACTTTGTGCTATTCATGGCGCAACAGTTCAGAACACTCTTTACGAAGACTCAAGTGTTTACTCCGACGGTAAAAATCAGAGTACAACTTTTAGAGGTTTCGACCCTGTTCAAGAAGAAGAGACTTACTCATTCATTACTGCAAACCGTTTCTGGAGTCAGATATTCGGTATTGCATTCTCTAATAAGCGTTTCCTTCACTTTTTGATGCTCTTCGTACCAGTAACAGGTATGTGGGCTGCATCAATAGGAATTGTTGGATTAGCTCTAAACCTTCGTGCTTACGACTTCGTTAGCCAAGAAATCAGAGCTGCTGAAGATCCTGAATTCGAAACTTTCTACACCAAAAACATCCTTCTTAATGAAGGTATGCGTGCATGGATGTCTTCTGTAGACCAACCACACGAAAACTTTGTATTCCCTGAGGAGGTACTCCCACGTGGAAACGCCCTTTAA
- the psbC gene encoding photosystem II reaction center protein CP43, with protein METPFNSLLKAPNQSLEETGYAWYVGNARLINLSGRLLGAHIAHAGLMVFWAGAMMLFEVSHFTMDKPMWEQGLICMPHVAMFGYGIGPGGEVTDVWPFFIAGVIHLVASGILGFGGVFHSLAGPEKLEEAFPFFSTDWRDKNQMTNILGFHLIVLGIGSLLFSLNWMYLGGAYDTWAPGGGEVRLINPTLDPRVIFGYLVSTPWGGQGWIVGVNSMEDIVGGHVYLAVIEIIGGIFHVLTGPYGWARRAFIWNGEGLLSYALGGICVASFIASCFIWFNNTAYPSEFYGPTNAEASQAQSFTFLVRDQRIGANVGSTMGPTGLGKYLMRSPTGEIIFGGETMRFWDFRGPWLEPLRGPNGLSLDKIQNDIQPWQVRRAAEYMTHAPNASINSVGGIITEPNAVNFVNLRQWLAGAQFFLGWFTFVGHLWHAGRARAAAAGFEKGISRSQEPALSMPDLD; from the coding sequence GTGGAAACGCCCTTTAATAGCTTACTTAAAGCCCCTAATCAAAGTCTTGAAGAGACTGGTTACGCCTGGTATGTAGGAAATGCAAGGCTAATCAATCTTTCAGGAAGATTATTAGGTGCTCACATTGCACACGCAGGACTAATGGTGTTCTGGGCAGGCGCAATGATGCTTTTCGAAGTAAGTCACTTCACCATGGATAAACCCATGTGGGAGCAAGGCTTAATTTGTATGCCTCATGTAGCCATGTTTGGATACGGCATTGGTCCAGGCGGAGAAGTTACAGATGTTTGGCCATTCTTCATCGCAGGTGTTATTCACCTTGTTGCATCTGGAATCCTAGGCTTTGGAGGGGTTTTCCACTCTTTAGCTGGCCCAGAGAAACTTGAAGAAGCTTTCCCATTTTTCTCTACTGACTGGAGAGACAAAAATCAAATGACCAATATTCTTGGTTTCCATTTGATTGTATTGGGTATTGGATCTCTTCTATTTTCACTTAACTGGATGTACTTAGGTGGTGCATACGACACTTGGGCTCCTGGCGGAGGAGAAGTTAGGCTGATCAACCCAACTCTCGATCCAAGAGTTATTTTTGGATATCTAGTTTCAACCCCTTGGGGTGGTCAGGGTTGGATCGTTGGTGTCAACTCAATGGAAGATATTGTCGGAGGACATGTTTACCTAGCTGTTATAGAAATAATTGGTGGTATATTCCATGTCCTTACTGGACCTTATGGATGGGCAAGAAGAGCCTTTATCTGGAATGGTGAAGGTCTTCTTAGTTATGCACTTGGTGGAATCTGTGTAGCAAGTTTCATTGCTTCTTGTTTCATCTGGTTCAATAACACTGCATATCCATCTGAGTTTTATGGTCCAACAAACGCTGAAGCCTCTCAGGCTCAGAGTTTCACATTCCTAGTTCGTGACCAACGAATTGGTGCAAATGTAGGATCAACTATGGGACCAACTGGATTAGGTAAGTACTTGATGCGCTCTCCAACAGGTGAAATCATCTTTGGTGGAGAAACCATGCGTTTTTGGGATTTCCGAGGTCCATGGTTAGAACCTCTTAGAGGTCCTAATGGATTAAGTCTCGACAAAATTCAAAATGATATTCAGCCTTGGCAAGTTCGTCGTGCTGCTGAATACATGACTCATGCTCCTAACGCTTCTATCAACTCAGTTGGTGGAATCATTACTGAGCCAAATGCTGTTAACTTTGTTAACTTGCGTCAGTGGCTTGCTGGTGCTCAGTTCTTCCTTGGTTGGTTTACTTTTGTAGGTCATCTTTGGCATGCTGGTCGCGCTAGAGCCGCTGCAGCTGGATTTGAAAAAGGTATCAGTCGTTCACAAGAGCCTGCTCTTTCAATGCCTGATCTAGATTAG
- a CDS encoding nucleoside triphosphate pyrophosphatase, which translates to MFVLASASKGRQKLLNQIALTHKVIVSDFDETKVQESDPCIKVKLIAKGKGDSALKKLKKGNQPLNAFQALIACDSLFEFEGEIFGKPKNKEQLISRWQRMSGNFGFLHTGHYLISIDNLEIDIRSSSLNKSFDGVVTTKIEFMSLSNTEITKYASIPEPYNCAGGFAIEGIGGKFIKKIDGCFSNVIGLSLPWLKINSEKLGLSDLLIDN; encoded by the coding sequence ATGTTTGTGCTTGCCTCTGCATCCAAAGGACGTCAAAAGCTACTTAATCAAATAGCTTTGACGCATAAAGTCATTGTAAGTGATTTTGATGAGACAAAGGTTCAGGAATCAGATCCATGCATAAAGGTCAAATTAATAGCTAAGGGTAAAGGTGATAGTGCCTTGAAAAAGTTGAAAAAAGGAAATCAACCCCTAAATGCTTTCCAAGCTTTAATAGCTTGTGATTCTTTGTTTGAGTTTGAGGGGGAAATTTTCGGTAAGCCAAAAAATAAAGAGCAATTGATATCAAGATGGCAAAGAATGTCTGGTAATTTCGGATTTTTGCATACAGGTCATTATTTAATATCAATAGATAATTTAGAAATTGATATTAGAAGCAGCTCACTAAATAAATCCTTTGATGGGGTTGTAACCACAAAAATTGAATTTATGTCTTTATCGAATACTGAGATAACAAAGTATGCTTCAATTCCTGAACCATACAATTGTGCTGGAGGCTTTGCTATCGAAGGTATTGGTGGAAAATTTATAAAAAAAATAGATGGATGTTTTAGTAATGTTATTGGGCTGAGTTTGCCTTGGTTGAAAATTAATTCTGAAAAATTGGGTTTATCTGATTTACTTATAGATAACTAA
- a CDS encoding Npun_F0494 family protein, which produces MLLIDQKIFRRAKQGIRNCSFNLFFFQTLLEDSLSAENVFQKKSKYLNEEFMFISSSLFIENEFLKLIKIGVLRREVDGQGLTAKVRITPIGRQVLESSSDLFKQKTTFIKKLITCIKFKLLPR; this is translated from the coding sequence ATGTTGCTGATTGACCAAAAAATCTTTAGAAGAGCAAAGCAAGGGATAAGAAATTGTTCCTTCAACTTATTCTTTTTCCAAACTCTTTTAGAGGATAGCCTCAGTGCTGAGAATGTTTTTCAGAAGAAGTCTAAATATCTGAATGAAGAATTTATGTTTATAAGTAGTTCCTTATTTATAGAAAATGAATTTCTTAAATTAATCAAAATAGGCGTTTTGCGAAGAGAAGTTGACGGTCAAGGACTTACTGCAAAAGTTCGTATTACACCAATAGGAAGACAAGTTCTAGAGAGTAGTTCAGATTTATTCAAACAAAAAACAACATTTATAAAGAAATTAATTACATGCATAAAATTCAAACTATTACCAAGATGA
- a CDS encoding cobyric acid synthase, producing the protein MNLDFKHTPLMILGTSSGAGKTLIATAICRYLKRKGEKPIPFKGQNMSNNAWVDSQGREMAYSQALQAWSAGLEPSAEMNPVLLKPKGDCTSEVIHLGKSVGTTQAINYYEDWFNSGWEAIKKGLTELLNNKDGRLILEGAGSPVEVNLQHKDLTNLKLAKFLRANCILVADIERGGVFAQIIGTIALMKPEEKSLIKGIIINRFRGDKALFETGVTWIEKETGIPVLGILPWLKEIFPPEDSLDLLERQQINQSAEIEIAIIKLPRISNFSDLDPLFSESTIQMRWVEPGQNLGTPDVLIIPGSKQTIKDLESLKKTGLSNQIKDYANNGGNIFGICGGLQMLGKSLEDPNRQESNNNLNSFSYIGMNLLSIKTTFGNIKHTAQREEIASWPKTKSIEGFEMHYGESHLIDSKNPKIISIFKNNSLGWVLEKKDKSFIGGTYLHGIFENEEWRREWINKVREKKGLEKLNLKGVNNNDKREKLLDLLSDSFEENINIDALIKI; encoded by the coding sequence ATGAACTTAGATTTCAAACATACTCCCTTAATGATTTTAGGAACCTCAAGTGGGGCAGGCAAAACACTTATAGCTACTGCTATTTGTAGATATTTAAAAAGAAAAGGAGAAAAGCCAATACCCTTTAAAGGACAAAATATGAGCAACAATGCATGGGTTGATTCACAGGGAAGAGAGATGGCATATTCTCAAGCTCTTCAAGCTTGGTCTGCAGGACTAGAGCCTAGTGCAGAAATGAATCCTGTACTTCTTAAACCAAAGGGAGATTGTACAAGTGAAGTAATTCATCTTGGTAAAAGTGTAGGGACTACTCAAGCTATAAATTATTACGAAGATTGGTTTAATTCAGGATGGGAAGCCATTAAAAAAGGCTTGACAGAATTATTAAATAATAAAGATGGAAGGCTTATTCTTGAAGGAGCTGGAAGTCCAGTGGAGGTAAATTTACAACATAAAGATTTAACAAATTTAAAGTTAGCAAAATTCTTAAGAGCAAACTGTATTTTAGTAGCTGATATTGAAAGAGGCGGAGTTTTTGCTCAAATAATTGGCACTATTGCATTAATGAAACCTGAAGAGAAAAGTTTGATTAAAGGAATAATTATTAATCGGTTCAGAGGCGATAAAGCATTATTTGAAACAGGCGTTACATGGATAGAAAAGGAAACAGGTATTCCTGTTTTAGGCATATTACCTTGGCTAAAAGAGATCTTTCCACCAGAAGATTCGCTAGATCTACTGGAAAGACAACAAATCAATCAAAGTGCAGAAATAGAAATAGCAATAATAAAACTACCTAGAATTAGTAATTTCTCTGATCTAGATCCTTTATTTAGCGAGTCAACTATTCAAATGAGATGGGTAGAGCCCGGTCAAAATCTAGGAACACCAGATGTATTAATAATTCCAGGAAGCAAGCAAACGATAAAAGATTTAGAGAGTCTGAAAAAAACTGGTCTTAGCAATCAAATAAAAGATTATGCCAACAACGGAGGAAATATTTTTGGGATTTGCGGAGGTTTACAAATGCTAGGGAAATCATTGGAGGATCCAAATAGGCAAGAAAGTAATAATAATTTGAATTCATTTTCGTATATCGGCATGAATCTTCTTTCAATAAAAACAACTTTTGGAAATATTAAGCACACAGCCCAAAGGGAAGAGATAGCTTCATGGCCAAAGACAAAAAGTATTGAGGGGTTTGAGATGCATTATGGGGAAAGTCATTTAATAGATAGTAAAAATCCCAAAATTATTTCTATATTTAAAAACAATTCATTAGGATGGGTTCTTGAAAAAAAAGATAAAAGTTTTATAGGAGGAACGTATTTACATGGAATTTTTGAGAATGAGGAATGGAGGCGAGAATGGATAAATAAAGTAAGAGAAAAAAAAGGATTAGAAAAATTGAATCTTAAGGGAGTAAATAATAACGATAAGAGAGAAAAATTATTAGATTTACTATCAGATTCTTTCGAAGAAAATATAAATATAGATGCATTAATTAAAATATGA
- a CDS encoding 2Fe-2S iron-sulfur cluster-binding protein — protein MKKVNIHWPNKKSSNCFPGVEWLKAAYDAHIEIPTGCLGGSCGACEIEVNGEVIRACISTVPDKKELTVEFFSDPYW, from the coding sequence ATGAAAAAAGTAAATATACACTGGCCAAACAAGAAATCAAGCAACTGTTTCCCTGGAGTCGAATGGTTAAAAGCTGCATATGATGCCCATATCGAAATACCTACTGGATGCCTAGGAGGGAGCTGCGGAGCATGTGAAATAGAAGTAAATGGAGAAGTAATACGAGCATGTATCTCTACTGTTCCAGATAAAAAAGAACTTACAGTTGAATTCTTTAGCGATCCATATTGGTAA
- a CDS encoding lipid-binding SYLF domain-containing protein has product MLEREKLINLKFLLALIISIVNGFVDIPAKADEYEAICNSRECIVKVKEGLISTPYGSIKSSRMTSWPLVVETQPRMLGFLGEKDKYTFNLNGYDQDGKKKSLNIQFINDKPAKKFIRNIETVSGLGLGQRRSAKEIRENETLDKIRNTNIKVDNSKISECISEVGASRKSKISLEIFKEKEYLKNFFNNSNAYAVFPDVVKGGMGVGGARGGGEVFQNCKAIGSTTMTQLSVGFQLGGQAFSQIIFFQNQKDTDRFTQGNFEFGAAASAALLNEGASAEAAYSDGVVVFTLSKGGLMYEASIGGQKFSFSPYEK; this is encoded by the coding sequence ATGTTAGAAAGAGAAAAGTTAATTAATTTGAAGTTCTTATTAGCTTTAATAATTTCTATTGTTAATGGTTTTGTTGACATTCCAGCTAAAGCTGATGAATATGAAGCTATTTGTAATTCAAGAGAATGCATTGTGAAGGTAAAGGAGGGTTTAATTAGTACTCCTTATGGCTCAATAAAGTCTTCAAGAATGACTAGTTGGCCATTGGTTGTTGAAACTCAACCTAGAATGCTTGGCTTCTTAGGTGAGAAAGATAAATATACTTTTAATCTAAATGGTTATGATCAAGATGGTAAAAAAAAATCACTTAATATTCAGTTCATTAATGATAAACCTGCAAAGAAATTCATAAGAAATATTGAGACTGTTTCAGGTCTAGGCTTAGGTCAGAGACGATCCGCAAAAGAAATTAGAGAAAATGAAACACTAGATAAAATAAGAAATACAAATATAAAAGTAGATAATTCAAAAATTAGTGAATGTATTTCTGAAGTAGGTGCAAGTAGAAAATCTAAGATTTCACTAGAAATATTTAAAGAGAAGGAATATCTTAAAAACTTTTTTAACAACTCAAATGCATATGCAGTCTTCCCAGATGTTGTAAAGGGCGGTATGGGAGTGGGAGGTGCACGGGGTGGAGGCGAAGTTTTTCAAAATTGTAAAGCTATAGGATCAACAACAATGACACAACTTTCAGTGGGTTTTCAACTTGGTGGACAAGCTTTTAGTCAAATTATTTTTTTTCAAAATCAAAAAGATACAGATAGGTTTACTCAGGGCAATTTTGAATTTGGTGCAGCAGCTAGCGCTGCTCTTCTTAATGAGGGGGCTTCTGCTGAAGCCGCTTACAGCGATGGTGTTGTAGTGTTTACACTTTCAAAAGGAGGTTTAATGTATGAGGCAAGCATCGGTGGCCAAAAATTTAGCTTTTCTCCATATGAAAAATAA
- a CDS encoding extracellular solute-binding protein, which produces MNLIKSIFTSVIASSLLVSSGFNNVKASEREVRIYSGRHYNTDKQIYKKFNEETGIKIRLIEATGISLVERLKREGAKSKADVILLVDAARISNAAKSGLLQPYRSSKLDANVPVEYRDPQARWYALTRRVRVMVANPKKVDINSIKDYSDLANPSLQGLVCVRKRSSPYNQSLVANQIVNRGEAKTKEWLKGLISNVSQPFFPGDIGVIRAVAQGKCGVGIVNHYYVSRMLAGVNGKKDKNLAKKVKVLTPNPAHVNVSAGGIAKYSENKEEAIQLLEYLASPTGSMGLAGPTYEHPLVGFNTMQEVKQFGEFSPDNVTIDQLGANNKKAIRLMRKAGWN; this is translated from the coding sequence ATGAATTTAATTAAGAGTATTTTTACTTCTGTAATAGCGAGTTCACTTTTAGTTTCTTCTGGTTTTAATAATGTAAAAGCATCTGAAAGAGAAGTAAGGATCTATTCAGGTAGGCATTACAACACTGATAAGCAGATATACAAGAAATTCAATGAAGAAACTGGCATAAAAATTCGATTAATTGAGGCTACAGGTATTTCTTTAGTTGAAAGATTGAAGAGAGAAGGGGCAAAATCTAAAGCAGATGTAATTCTTCTTGTTGATGCTGCAAGAATTAGCAATGCAGCAAAAAGTGGACTTTTACAGCCATATAGATCTTCTAAATTAGATGCAAATGTTCCAGTGGAATATAGAGATCCCCAGGCAAGATGGTATGCCCTGACTAGAAGAGTAAGAGTTATGGTCGCTAATCCTAAAAAAGTCGATATAAATTCAATTAAAGATTATTCAGATCTTGCTAATCCTTCATTACAGGGACTTGTTTGCGTGAGAAAAAGAAGCAGTCCATATAATCAATCTTTAGTAGCTAATCAAATAGTTAATAGAGGAGAAGCAAAAACTAAAGAATGGCTAAAGGGGTTGATTTCAAATGTTTCGCAACCTTTTTTCCCTGGAGATATAGGGGTCATTAGAGCTGTTGCTCAGGGTAAATGTGGGGTTGGTATTGTCAATCATTATTATGTTTCAAGAATGCTTGCTGGAGTTAATGGTAAAAAAGATAAAAATTTGGCTAAAAAAGTAAAAGTTCTTACTCCTAATCCTGCACATGTGAATGTAAGCGCAGGTGGAATTGCTAAATATTCCGAAAATAAAGAAGAGGCTATTCAGCTGCTGGAGTATTTAGCTTCTCCTACTGGGAGTATGGGGTTAGCGGGTCCAACATATGAACATCCTTTAGTCGGTTTCAACACAATGCAAGAAGTTAAACAATTTGGCGAATTCTCTCCAGACAATGTGACCATTGATCAATTAGGCGCAAATAATAAAAAAGCAATCAGGCTTATGAGAAAAGCTGGATGGAATTAA